The following proteins come from a genomic window of Salvia hispanica cultivar TCC Black 2014 chromosome 4, UniMelb_Shisp_WGS_1.0, whole genome shotgun sequence:
- the LOC125220947 gene encoding protein FAR1-RELATED SEQUENCE 5-like — MEEVLVVPDCSSELKPVVGLKEGSKKSNGDDQLNARSGFSMKHRRLSKRCGCKASISFKFFSEGGVPGYTIQEFNEVHNHYMVESEHQQFMSLNRQLEDVHHQFILDCSKANIGPTLTFKVLKEILGGFGRVGCNVGDIRNDSRDIQVYAHGIDVQMVLDDMARKKELSDAFTYEYEVNDSNQLVALFWCDGLMKRKYHMFGDIVALDSTYNTNRYCMIFTPFTGKDNHGRPVTFAAGLVCSEKTSAFAWLFKHFVECMSVAPKMIVTDQDLGMRSAIEEILVGTRHRWCMWHIMHKLSVKVPGRLLRDDDFKKEFNACVWSDLLEPEEFEEQWNGVVERYGLEDISWFNTLYDYRQIWIPAYFRDFPLGSMIRTTSISESENSFYKNLLKPHANIAEFYLNFNNALEFQRNSRTKLDYHDSTDLPILATALPFKKHASTMFTDSMFKKIQEEIVEGNDRCRVLGFSSTDMVDTYKLGDSQRNSYYVRQDKSDESYSCDCKLFGRQGYLCSHIFFLFRNNEVKIIPDKYCSSRWMKTPLAKAVHGHVDDSLPTMSIVDERQSVAKQGITLFYGFLRRFEPDIDVLRAFVCGLEEHGNSLQDGTPTTSASEKRRMIEQFYGMERPEVINVHPPDVVKTKGHASSSASRLISKREKAVKEASRPLRRCKACDELGHHDSRNCPMLKEMENEKELRKGKRKS, encoded by the exons atggaagaag TTCTCGTTGTACCTGATTGTTCTTCTGAGTTGAAGCCGGTAGTCGGTCTCAA GGAAGGCAGCAAGAAGTCTAACGGCGATGACCAATTGAATGCACGGTCCGGTTTCTCTATGAAACACAGGCGCTTATCCAAGCGCTGTGGTTGTAAAGCAAGCATTTCGTTCAAGTTCTTCTCCGAAGGAGGGGTTCCAGGTTATACTATTCAGGAGTTCAACGAGGTGCATAACCATTATATGGTTGAATCAGAGCATCAACAGTTTATGTCACTTAATCGACAGTTGGAAGATGTACACCACCAATTCATCCTTGACTGTTCGAAGGCTAACATAGGTCCTACTCTTACGTTTAAGGTGTTGAAGGAAATTCTCGGTGGATTTGGTCGTGTTGGTTGCAATGTTGGGGATATCAGGAATGATTCTCGAGACATCCAAGTATACGCACATGGGATTGACGTACAAATGGTGTTGGATGATATGGCTAGGAAGAAGGAACTGTCCGACGCGTTCACATATGAGTATGAAGTTAATGATAGTAACCAGTTGGTGGCCCTGTTTTGGTGTGATGGTTTGATGAAGAGGAAGTACCATATGTTTGGTGATATTGTGGCGCTTGACTCTACCTATAACACAAACAG GTATTGTATGATCTTCACACCATTTACGGGAAAGGACAATCATGGGAGACCCGTCACTTTCGCTGCAGGGTTGGTGTGCAGCGAGAAAACAAGTGCTTTTGCTTGGCTATTCAAACATTTCGTTGAATGCATGAGTGTTGCTCCGAAGATGATCGTAACAGATCAAGATTTGGGTATGAGGTCAGCGATTGAAGAGATTCTTGTCGGGACTCGCCACAGATGGTGTATGTGGCATATTATGCATAAGTTGTCTGTCAAGGTTCCGGGCAGGTTACTGAGGGACGATGATTTCAAGAAAGAATTCAATGCATGTGTATGGTCGGACCTTCTTGAACCCGAAGAATTCGAGGAACAGTGGAATGGAGTTGTGGAACGTTATGGACTGGAAGACATTAGTTGGTTCAACACGTTGTACGACTATCGGCAAATCTGGATACCTGCGTATTTCAGAGATTTTCCACTTGGCTCCATGATCAGGACTACCTCGATATCTGAATCGGAGAACAGCTTCTATAAAAACCTTTTGAAGCCACACGCCAACATTGCCGAATTCTACTTGAATTTCAACAATGCTCTGGAATTTCAGCGCAATAGTAGAACAAAGCTTGACTACCATGATTCAACTGACCTGCCTATCTTGGCCACTGCCTTGCCATTTAAGAAACATGCTTCGACGATGTTCACAGACAGTATGTTCAAGAAAATACAAGAAGAAATTGTTGAGGGTAATGATAGATGCCGAGTGTTGGGCTTTTCTTCTACTGATATGGTGGACACCTACAAACTTGGAGACAGCCAGCGGAATTCTTACTATGTGAGACAAGACAAGAGTGACGAGTCCTACTCGTGCGATTGCAAACTCTTTGGTAGGCAGGGATATCTGTGCAgccatatattttttttgttcaggAACAATGAAGTGAAAATAATTCCGGATAAATACTGCTCAAGTAGATGGATGAAGACCCCGTTGGCCAAGGCTGTCCATGGTCATGTTGATGACAGTTTACCCACCATGTCCATCGTTGATGAAAGGCAAAGCGTCGCAAAGCAAGGGATTACGCTGTTCTATGGTTTTCTTCGTCGCTTTGAGCCGGACATTGATGTGCTTCGTGCATTTGTATGTGGACTGGAAGAACATGGTAATTCACTCCAAGATGGAACTCCTACAACGTCAGCCTCTGAAAAGAGGAGAATGATTGAACAGTTTTATGGAATGGAACGGCCTGAAGTCATAAATGTCCATCCTCCGGATGTTGTGAAAACTAAGGGACACGCTAGCAGCTCAGCTAGCCGTCTGATTtcgaagagagaaaaggctgTAAAGGAGGCTAGTAGGCCTCTTAGACGTTGTAAGGCTTGTGATGAGCTGGGACATCATGACTCTCGAAACTGTCCCATGCTTAAAGAGATGGAGAACGAGAAAGAGCTACGGAAGGGAAAGAGGAAAAGTTGA
- the LOC125220948 gene encoding protein FAR1-RELATED SEQUENCE 5-like produces the protein MGSAPKLIITDQDLGMKVAVERVLVDTRHRWCMWHIMFKVVEKLPKSQLGNEDLKKELNSCVWSELIEPEEFEESWNNVMEKYGLKDNEWFTSMFDSRKYWVPAYFRDFPMSSLIKTTSISESQNIFFKRYSKSRSNLVEFLMYYNNALDGQRSNNNRLEYLDFNTIPTLKTNSALEKHASTIYSDSGFKLIQSEIEEAVDNVTMVTVSTVGENEIYVLNDKFSKNWTVSYSISCDSYACGCKMFERLGLVCSHIFWILRNKKLKLVPDELHGGRWLKSKFVKPVHFGFDDNIESFIVVDETKQEYRDMHADFYDIARLIEGDGDKIRAFRHIMAEGKKEVLGEGNVLSISEKRQMIENFYGSEVPSEIEVHPPDVVSTKGSGRRLSRLEKEIRELSKPGRKCGKCGEIGQHDSRNCDKIQELKKKKKRKQQC, from the exons ATGGGTTCTGCACCAAAATTGATCATTACTGATCAGGATTTGGGAATGAAGGTTGCTGTGGAAAGAGTCCTTGTTGATACAAGACATCGATGGTGCATGTGGCACATCATGTTTAAAGTTGTGGAAAAGTTACCAAAGAGTCAACTTGGCAATGAAGATTTGAAAAAGGAGTTAAATAGTTGTGTTTGGTCTGAGTTGATAGAGCCTGAAGAATTTGAAGAATCCTGGAATAATGTAATGGAAAAATATGGGCTTAAGGACAATGAGTGGTTTACCTCTATGTTTGACTCACGAAAATATTGG GTTCCTGCATATTTTAGGGATTTTCCAATGAGTTCACTGATAAAGACCACATCTATATCTGAATCTCAGAACATATTCTTCAAGAGGTACTCCAAGTCTCGATCTAATCTTGTTGAATTTCTTATGTATTACAACAATGCATTGGATGGTCAAAGGAGCAACAATAATAGGCttgaatatttggattttaacACAATTCCAACTTTGAAAACAAATTCGGCTCTTGAGAAGCATGCATCAACAATTTACAGTGACAGTGGTTTCAAACTAATTCAGAGTGAGATTGAGGAAGCAGTCGATAATGTCACCATGGTGACAGTGTCAACCGTTGGTGAGAATGAGATTTATGTGTTGAATGATAAGTTCTCAAAGAACTGGACAGTTTCATACTCAATTTCTTGTGATTCATATGCATGTGGTTGTAAGATGTTTGAGAGGCTTGGGCTCGTTTGCAGTCACATATTTTGGATCttgagaaacaaaaaattgaagttagTCCCTGATGAGTTACATGGAGGACGCTGGTTGAAGTCTAAATTTGTCAAGCCTGTGCATTTTGGTTTTGATGATAATATTGAGTCATTTATTGTTGTGGATGAGACGAAGCAGGAATACAGGGATATGCATGCAGATTTTTATGATATCGCACGGCTTATAGAGGGAGATGGTGATAAAATTCGTGCATTTAGACATATTATGGctgaagggaaaaaagaagTACTTGGTGAGGGAAATGTATTGTCTATAAGTGAAAAGAGACAGATGATTGAGAATTTTTATGGCTCAGAAGTCCCTAGTGAAATAGAAGTTCATCCACCTGATGTTGTCAGCACCAAGGGTTCTGGTCGACGTCTTTCACGCCTTGAGAAAGAAATAAGAGAGTTGTCGAAGCCTGGAAGGAAATGTGGCAAATGTGGCGAGATTGGTCAGCATGATTCAAGGAATTGTGACAAGATAcaggagttgaagaagaagaaaaagaggaaacaacAATGTTGA